One genomic region from Melioribacteraceae bacterium encodes:
- a CDS encoding DUF1749 domain-containing protein: MKKLINISLIYYFLMVSLVSGQSDYEAVQKFKYHYKQIEESIKNAVSVDELDLISAKIIDLKNSSFNNKSILNHALYPEDYESSFFNIEYALSSKRADLSHIKQLSFQVTELESQVSSLSRENELLLLEINKLKSRADKDEATIAKLNNLIAQLRGNIYQRDLLVRDLVDTLLEQFTKYNTNLTAGEVREIKSKIRNENLFYNINRTISDNINFINVTRLHADDFSSLKKQHNDLSLVWNQISPKLIKVYAGDKKRNSEILVIDSLLNEWDENINTNIWNSVYGIFKEKNIELHPFTDGNQFVNSMVSFIQKEMQNINLNDRSEGELKYHLFADSIYFKILEKNWLPLLIGNKMLTKEDKNTIDSNLKNWQSELSPTNLYLLFMVAGAVLVFFSLYYFIKRFQLRRNISLHSN, translated from the coding sequence ATGAAAAAGTTAATTAATATCTCTTTGATTTATTATTTCTTAATGGTTTCGTTAGTTTCCGGACAATCAGATTATGAAGCAGTCCAAAAATTTAAATACCATTACAAACAAATAGAAGAATCAATTAAAAATGCTGTATCTGTTGATGAGTTGGATCTTATTAGCGCAAAAATAATTGATCTTAAAAACTCATCATTTAATAATAAATCTATTTTGAATCACGCATTATACCCCGAAGATTATGAATCCTCTTTTTTCAATATTGAGTACGCATTAAGTTCGAAAAGGGCCGATCTTTCACACATTAAACAGCTTTCATTTCAGGTTACTGAGTTAGAATCCCAGGTGTCCAGTCTGAGCCGGGAAAATGAATTATTACTTCTCGAAATCAATAAACTAAAATCACGCGCTGATAAAGATGAAGCAACAATTGCCAAACTAAATAATCTCATTGCGCAGCTACGAGGAAACATTTATCAGAGGGACCTTCTTGTACGTGACCTTGTCGATACTTTGCTGGAACAATTTACAAAATATAATACGAATCTTACTGCTGGAGAGGTACGTGAGATTAAATCAAAAATTAGAAATGAAAATCTGTTCTACAATATTAACCGCACAATATCCGATAATATAAATTTTATAAATGTTACACGCCTGCATGCCGATGACTTTTCATCATTAAAAAAACAGCATAATGATTTAAGCTTGGTCTGGAATCAGATAAGTCCAAAGTTGATTAAAGTATACGCTGGAGATAAGAAGAGAAATTCAGAAATATTAGTAATTGATTCTTTGTTGAACGAATGGGATGAAAATATTAATACAAATATATGGAATAGCGTATACGGTATTTTTAAGGAGAAAAATATTGAGTTGCATCCTTTTACTGATGGTAATCAGTTCGTGAATAGTATGGTTTCCTTTATTCAAAAGGAAATGCAAAACATCAACTTAAATGACCGTAGTGAAGGTGAACTGAAATATCATCTTTTTGCTGATAGTATATATTTCAAAATCCTTGAAAAGAACTGGTTACCGCTTTTAATCGGTAATAAAATGCTTACGAAAGAAGATAAGAATACAATAGACAGTAATCTGAAAAACTGGCAAAGTGAATTATCACCCACAAATCTTTATCTGCTATTTATGGTTGCTGGTGCTGTGTTAGTATTCTTCTCACTCTATTACTTTATTAAAAGATTTCAACTTAGGAGAAATATTTCCTTACATTCTAATTAA
- the ggt gene encoding gamma-glutamyltransferase, translating into MKKILPFLFLLAAALNFAQDRITGKEFATRSEVIAKRGMAATSQPLATQAALDILKKGGSAIDAAIAANACLGLMEPTGSGIGGDLFAIVWSAKDQKLYGLNGSGRSPYSLTLDYFKKNNIKRIPPLGPLPVSVPGAVDAWFELQKKFGKLPMTEVLAPAIKYAREGFPVSELISYYWQRNAQSLKRFPGFEEIFMKNGRGPAKGEVWTNPYLANTYERIAKEGRDYFYKGEVAEVIDAYMKEVGGFLSYKDMADHSSEWVEPVSTNYRGYDVWELPPNGQGIAALQLLNILEKYPIKDFGFGSKEHIHYFVEAKKLAFEDRAKFYADPAFNKIPTNELISKEYAEQRRKLIDDKRAARTFDAGNPALNDGDTIYLTVADEDGNMISLIQSNYRGMGSGMTPYKLGFVLQDRGEMFMLEEGHFNTYEPHKRPFHTIIPAFVTKDGKPFLSFGVMGGATQPQGHVQIIMNIIDFGMNIQEAGDAPRILHEGSSEPTGEKMTSGGEVCLESAFDYEVIRELIKMGHKVRYDVGNYGGYQAIMFDPVNKVYYGASESRKDGQAAGY; encoded by the coding sequence ATGAAAAAAATATTGCCTTTTTTATTTCTTCTCGCAGCAGCACTTAATTTTGCACAGGACCGTATTACAGGAAAAGAATTTGCTACCAGATCCGAAGTTATTGCAAAGCGCGGAATGGCAGCAACCAGTCAGCCGCTTGCAACCCAGGCCGCTCTGGATATACTCAAGAAAGGGGGAAGCGCAATAGATGCTGCTATCGCCGCTAATGCATGTCTCGGATTGATGGAGCCGACAGGAAGCGGAATAGGAGGAGACCTGTTCGCAATTGTCTGGAGCGCAAAGGATCAGAAATTATACGGATTGAACGGTAGCGGACGCTCGCCATATTCACTCACGCTGGATTACTTTAAAAAAAATAATATTAAACGGATCCCTCCGCTTGGACCGCTCCCGGTTAGCGTGCCGGGCGCAGTAGATGCCTGGTTCGAACTGCAAAAAAAATTCGGAAAGCTTCCAATGACTGAAGTTCTTGCGCCAGCGATCAAATACGCGCGCGAGGGATTTCCGGTTTCGGAATTGATTTCTTATTACTGGCAGAGGAATGCCCAGTCGTTAAAAAGATTTCCGGGCTTCGAAGAAATTTTTATGAAGAACGGCCGCGGACCCGCAAAAGGGGAAGTCTGGACAAATCCCTATCTCGCCAATACATACGAGAGAATTGCCAAAGAAGGGAGAGATTATTTTTATAAAGGCGAGGTTGCAGAAGTTATAGATGCATATATGAAAGAAGTCGGTGGATTTTTATCCTATAAAGATATGGCGGATCATTCATCGGAGTGGGTTGAGCCTGTATCAACAAATTACCGCGGTTACGATGTCTGGGAATTACCGCCGAACGGCCAGGGAATAGCGGCACTTCAATTGCTGAACATTCTTGAAAAATATCCAATTAAGGATTTTGGCTTCGGTTCTAAAGAGCATATCCATTATTTTGTTGAAGCAAAGAAGCTCGCATTCGAAGACCGCGCGAAATTTTATGCCGATCCCGCGTTCAATAAAATTCCAACTAACGAATTAATATCGAAAGAGTATGCAGAGCAGAGAAGAAAACTTATTGACGATAAACGTGCTGCAAGAACTTTCGATGCCGGCAATCCCGCATTGAATGATGGTGATACAATTTACTTAACAGTTGCCGATGAAGATGGGAATATGATTTCACTTATTCAAAGCAACTACCGCGGGATGGGAAGCGGAATGACGCCGTATAAACTCGGATTCGTGCTGCAGGACAGAGGGGAAATGTTTATGCTCGAAGAAGGACATTTCAACACTTATGAGCCGCACAAGAGACCATTCCATACAATCATTCCTGCATTTGTAACTAAAGACGGAAAGCCCTTTCTCAGCTTCGGTGTAATGGGTGGAGCTACTCAACCTCAAGGTCACGTTCAGATCATTATGAACATTATAGATTTCGGGATGAATATTCAGGAAGCCGGGGACGCGCCCAGGATTCTCCATGAAGGTTCTTCTGAACCGACCGGCGAAAAGATGACTTCCGGCGGGGAGGTCTGCCTCGAATCAGCTTTTGATTATGAAGTGATCCGCGAGCTGATAAAAATGGGCCACAAGGTTCGTTACGACGTTGGCAACTACGGCGGCTACCAGGCGATTATGTTCGATCCGGTTAATAAAGTTTATTACGGTGCGTCGGAATCGAGAAAAGACGGGCAGGCCGCAGGTTATTAA
- a CDS encoding response regulator transcription factor, producing the protein MNILITDDHEIIREGIKKILSRNEDLKIVAEASSVKEMEEIINNTQIDLLMLDISLPDKSGLDIVKDLKSRYPETKILVFSIFPEEKFAKRAINQGADGYISKNAKPSEIINAIRKIEKGGKYLNLEIMEELFLSSQKNRNALAHELLSNREFEVLRLLAQGKKITEIADSLSLSINTIASYKTRIQNKLNRKSTADLIRYAIDNNLIE; encoded by the coding sequence ATGAATATTTTAATCACTGATGACCATGAAATAATCAGAGAAGGTATAAAGAAAATACTTTCTAGAAATGAAGATCTTAAAATCGTTGCAGAAGCTTCCAGCGTAAAAGAAATGGAAGAGATTATTAACAATACTCAAATCGACCTCTTAATGCTCGATATCTCGTTACCGGATAAAAGTGGATTGGATATTGTAAAAGATCTTAAATCAAGATATCCTGAAACTAAAATTCTAGTATTCAGCATTTTCCCGGAAGAAAAGTTTGCCAAAAGAGCTATTAATCAGGGGGCCGATGGTTATATAAGTAAAAATGCTAAACCCAGTGAGATAATTAATGCCATAAGGAAAATTGAAAAGGGAGGAAAGTATCTCAACCTTGAAATTATGGAAGAATTATTTCTATCATCTCAAAAAAATAGAAATGCTTTGGCTCACGAACTTTTGTCAAATAGAGAATTTGAAGTGCTTAGATTATTGGCTCAAGGGAAAAAGATAACAGAAATAGCGGACTCACTTAGTTTAAGTATTAATACTATTGCATCATACAAAACAAGAATTCAAAACAAACTGAATCGTAAATCAACTGCCGACTTAATCCGTTATGCTATTGATAACAATCTGATTGAGTGA
- a CDS encoding sodium-dependent bicarbonate transport family permease, giving the protein MIENLRDPAIIFFIIGLLAGIVKSDLKLPEAIYEIISIYLLLSIGLKGGVQLAETDLVKMLFPAAGSISIGLIIPVVAYLILRRIGNFNRADSAAIAAHYGSVSAVTFAVVMIYLDRLGVLYEEYTTVLLVLLEIPAIAVGIFIARLRAGKSQIAYGKLVHEVIFGKSIYLLLTGLIAGYILGPSGIQPVKIVFFDPFKGALTFFLLEMGLVASRRLSDLKRAGSFLIGFGIIMPLISGMIGTLIGYYSGLSVGGTTVLATLAASASYIAAPAAMRIAVPEANPTFYLTSSLVITFPFNLIFGIPVYHWMSIMIH; this is encoded by the coding sequence ATGATAGAAAACCTCAGAGACCCGGCAATAATTTTTTTTATAATCGGTCTGCTTGCCGGCATAGTAAAGTCGGATCTTAAACTTCCCGAAGCTATCTATGAGATAATAAGTATCTATCTTCTATTATCGATCGGCTTAAAAGGAGGGGTTCAACTTGCAGAGACGGATCTGGTAAAAATGCTATTCCCGGCTGCAGGATCAATATCAATTGGATTGATCATTCCCGTTGTTGCTTACTTAATACTCCGGCGAATCGGGAATTTTAACCGTGCGGATTCAGCGGCCATTGCCGCTCATTACGGATCTGTAAGCGCCGTTACATTCGCAGTTGTAATGATCTACCTCGACCGCCTGGGTGTATTATATGAAGAGTACACGACAGTCCTTCTCGTATTGCTCGAAATACCGGCAATCGCGGTTGGAATTTTCATCGCGCGTTTAAGAGCCGGCAAATCTCAAATAGCTTACGGCAAACTGGTTCACGAGGTTATTTTCGGAAAGAGTATCTACCTTTTACTTACGGGGCTCATTGCCGGATATATTCTCGGCCCATCAGGAATTCAGCCGGTTAAAATAGTTTTTTTCGATCCGTTTAAAGGAGCTTTAACATTCTTCCTGCTGGAGATGGGGCTTGTTGCCTCGAGAAGACTATCGGATCTTAAGCGTGCCGGTTCGTTTCTTATCGGCTTCGGAATCATTATGCCTCTGATTTCGGGAATGATTGGAACATTAATCGGTTATTATTCGGGCCTTTCGGTTGGCGGGACAACTGTTCTAGCAACGCTTGCCGCGAGCGCTTCTTATATTGCCGCTCCTGCAGCAATGAGAATTGCGGTTCCGGAAGCTAATCCTACATTCTATCTTACGTCATCACTCGTGATTACATTCCCGTTCAATCTGATTTTCGGAATTCCGGTTTATCACTGGATGTCTATTATGATTCATTAA
- a CDS encoding PAS domain S-box protein — translation MIKSLSKYRAHIFKKPLIFFSALYLIITMVLILIFFSYYNSEKAKIIDDRFSFLSSTAKFNQSQLNNWLQGRIAQLEVLKVNEPLVKSLASISSSADKSPELIQWFAALKYYYGYDEILLVRNSKEIVYSTTNLNTSIYQTDSILCVHAILNDRIVFSDSDENYSFPDMIKFYVPLNPMYGNSYTLILSTSSYKNIHSLIANYARQETTLESVLVKPYKKSVVFISQLLISENHPDSSGFNNKKAISDAKIINTRRGFVEGIDYYGHLVIAIMQNIPNTTWSMITKINKSEFYLPVDKLFQSVILGLISSDLLLVIILILIWRKTVVSNYRKIAETEIEKTRLENRFEMLVNGVKDLAIFILDLDGNVISWNQGAELLTGYNSNEIIQKHISLFYFEDEIINKKPQSDLEFAGREGSFIDDSWKLRKDGSFFWSNTLISSLKDENTNIYGYLTVFRDLSDRRKIEDDMIKSRDFYLKLLDDFPNPVWRSGIDGKFNYFNKAWLKYTGRSIDEELKTDWTMNLHHDDKEKVIRNFNEFFIQRNHIIQEFRLKNYSGEYRWLISFGIPYYDLQNNFAGYLGSCYDIDERKKYEETINVMMRVGEQLYSSLDIDQILDSLVTESIHFVEANSGFACLKSELSYVVKRIYNIDHWEFFYRHYTNNSEIINILEKNRKALFISNINGSNSDQEIIKKYGVKKLLRAPLFGSSGDIIGFFELHYNSNKEIDLNHLNLINSIAKNASIAIIKSLNYEQLRLTEQQLRNSESELRDLAAQIQYARENERKEIAREIHDELGQLFTGIKLNISFLQEQLEQNQNIEISEVIEELSSVQQIVNKGIQTVRDISVSLRSYILDHLGLITAVQEYCREIERISNIKCDFSCNVEGVDLNDDSKVAVFRIIQEALTNILRHANASLIIVHITKGEKEMKILISDNGKGIEEKNYHSGKSMGILGMKERAIYLKGILNIESIVGKGTTVNLSIPV, via the coding sequence ATGATAAAATCACTATCAAAATATCGTGCTCACATTTTTAAAAAACCTCTGATATTCTTTTCAGCATTGTATCTTATTATTACTATGGTCCTGATATTAATATTCTTTTCATATTATAATAGCGAAAAAGCGAAAATTATTGACGATCGGTTCTCTTTTCTTTCATCTACTGCAAAATTCAATCAATCTCAACTCAATAATTGGCTGCAAGGAAGAATCGCGCAACTGGAGGTTTTGAAAGTAAATGAACCACTGGTTAAAAGTCTTGCGTCTATATCATCCTCTGCTGATAAATCCCCGGAATTAATCCAATGGTTTGCTGCATTGAAGTATTATTATGGATATGATGAAATATTACTCGTGAGAAATTCAAAAGAAATCGTTTATTCAACAACTAATCTAAACACAAGTATTTATCAAACCGATTCTATTCTATGTGTACATGCTATTCTTAATGATCGCATAGTGTTTTCGGATTCTGATGAAAATTACAGCTTCCCGGACATGATTAAATTCTATGTACCTCTTAATCCAATGTACGGAAATTCATATACTCTAATTCTTTCAACATCATCATATAAAAATATTCACTCTCTAATTGCAAATTATGCACGGCAGGAAACAACTCTTGAGAGCGTTTTAGTTAAACCATATAAAAAATCTGTAGTATTTATAAGCCAATTACTAATATCTGAAAATCACCCGGACTCTTCCGGCTTTAATAATAAAAAAGCAATTTCAGATGCAAAAATAATAAATACTCGAAGGGGATTTGTCGAAGGGATTGATTATTACGGCCATCTTGTAATTGCTATTATGCAAAATATTCCAAATACAACTTGGTCCATGATTACAAAAATTAATAAATCTGAATTCTATCTTCCGGTTGACAAACTATTTCAATCTGTGATTCTTGGACTCATCTCTAGTGATTTATTATTGGTCATTATTCTGATTCTTATTTGGAGAAAAACTGTTGTTTCGAACTATAGAAAAATTGCTGAAACAGAAATTGAAAAAACAAGACTCGAAAATCGTTTTGAAATGCTTGTTAATGGAGTCAAAGACTTAGCAATATTTATTCTTGATCTGGATGGAAATGTAATATCATGGAATCAAGGTGCAGAATTATTGACAGGATACAATTCAAACGAAATTATTCAAAAACATATCTCGTTGTTTTATTTTGAAGATGAAATAATAAATAAAAAACCTCAATCGGATTTGGAATTTGCTGGCAGGGAAGGCAGCTTTATTGATGATTCATGGAAATTAAGAAAGGATGGTTCATTCTTTTGGTCTAATACTCTAATTTCTTCTCTTAAGGATGAAAACACTAATATCTATGGTTATTTGACCGTATTCCGGGATCTTTCAGATAGAAGGAAGATTGAAGATGATATGATTAAGTCACGGGATTTTTATCTTAAACTGTTGGACGATTTTCCAAACCCCGTCTGGCGTTCTGGTATTGATGGAAAATTTAATTATTTCAATAAGGCATGGTTAAAATATACCGGCCGGAGTATTGATGAAGAATTAAAGACCGACTGGACTATGAATTTGCACCATGATGACAAAGAAAAAGTAATTAGAAATTTTAACGAATTCTTCATTCAGCGTAATCATATAATCCAGGAATTTCGATTGAAAAATTACTCCGGTGAGTATAGATGGCTCATTAGTTTTGGTATCCCGTACTACGACCTTCAAAATAATTTCGCCGGATACCTGGGATCTTGCTATGATATTGATGAAAGGAAAAAATATGAAGAGACAATTAATGTGATGATGAGAGTTGGAGAACAGCTGTATAGTTCTCTGGATATTGATCAGATATTAGATTCTCTTGTTACTGAAAGCATCCATTTTGTAGAAGCTAATAGTGGATTTGCCTGTTTGAAATCCGAACTTAGTTATGTAGTAAAAAGAATCTATAATATTGACCATTGGGAATTCTTTTACCGGCATTATACTAACAATTCAGAGATTATTAATATTTTAGAAAAAAATAGGAAAGCATTGTTCATAAGTAATATTAACGGAAGCAATTCCGATCAAGAGATTATAAAAAAATATGGTGTTAAAAAGTTATTAAGAGCACCCTTGTTTGGGTCTTCGGGTGATATTATTGGTTTCTTTGAATTACACTATAATTCAAATAAGGAGATTGATCTTAACCATCTGAATCTTATCAATTCTATCGCAAAAAACGCATCAATAGCAATAATTAAATCTCTTAATTATGAACAGCTTCGCCTCACTGAACAACAACTTCGCAATTCTGAATCGGAATTGCGTGATTTAGCTGCACAAATACAGTATGCGCGTGAAAATGAACGAAAAGAAATCGCCAGGGAAATTCATGATGAGCTTGGACAGCTATTTACCGGAATTAAATTAAATATTTCTTTCTTGCAGGAACAACTTGAGCAAAATCAGAATATTGAAATAAGCGAGGTGATCGAAGAGCTTTCTTCGGTCCAGCAAATTGTCAATAAAGGTATTCAAACTGTCAGAGATATCTCTGTAAGCCTCAGATCTTATATTTTAGATCATCTAGGACTTATAACTGCTGTTCAAGAATACTGTCGTGAAATTGAGAGAATTAGTAATATAAAATGTGATTTTTCTTGCAATGTAGAAGGGGTCGATCTGAATGATGATTCCAAAGTAGCCGTTTTCCGGATCATTCAAGAAGCCTTAACTAATATATTACGCCATGCAAATGCTTCACTTATTATTGTTCATATTACTAAAGGGGAGAAGGAAATGAAAATTCTTATCTCTGATAATGGAAAAGGGATTGAAGAAAAGAATTATCATTCTGGTAAATCAATGGGAATTCTTGGCATGAAAGAACGCGCTATTTATCTGAAAGGAATATTGAATATCGAAAGCATTGTGGGAAAAGGTACAACAGTGAATCTTAGTATACCTGTTTAA
- a CDS encoding TonB-dependent receptor: protein MKTLKIFFVLMILSGSLIAQNKLSGFVKEKDDKGILKPLIGANIIWQNTSRGTTTDINGAFEIGITKESDTLVVSFIGYKTEKVGVGDQRSIEVVLEPDSKELNDVEIVGKQSASFQDYKGIENTTVMTKKELQKAACCTLAESFETNPSIDVSFTDAITGMRQIEMLGLAGTYTQTTMENLPYIRGLMNNVGLNFVPGTWINAINVSKGIGSVANGFESITGQIDIDMQKPFNELESNPGFLNLYGDNEQRFEGNFNYRFQVNENLSSMTLLHASSRQHRKDINSDLFMDMPTFNTFNIMQRWQYLSYQGWESQLGFQIVRDDKEGGTTNRDFNTAPSYRFGSSNKLFNIYGKTGYVFPDDDHKSFGIQWSYNSYDNSSRFGRREYSGKEKNLYLNFIYQSELWDHFNTFRTGVSFVYDQFNESFNSVNYNRIERIPGAFFEYTYKPNEELSVVAGLRADNHNEYGYFLTPRIHIRYSPDPDWVIRAVAGRGYRSSNIFTEYASSFASARTENIIRSNNFGYGLAQESAWNYGLNVTYYFLYGYRDASISFDFYRTSFDKVNIADIDTDPRRIIFSSVENGAHSTSFQTELNIEPYEFLNVRLAYRFIDAQQLINSTWKEKPFSAKHRALLNLGYATTRESMEDAQMLYDLTIQWFGSKRIPSTDANPVNLRGRSSSPSFFIVNAQITRSFGSLFDFYIGGENLLDFRQNAPIIDPGNPDGQYFDASLIWGPISGRMIYAGLRYKI, encoded by the coding sequence ATGAAAACTTTAAAAATATTTTTCGTACTGATGATTCTGTCCGGGTCCCTGATTGCGCAGAATAAGCTTAGCGGCTTTGTAAAAGAGAAAGACGACAAAGGAATTCTTAAACCGCTTATCGGTGCAAATATTATCTGGCAGAATACATCAAGAGGCACTACAACAGATATCAATGGTGCCTTTGAGATTGGAATAACAAAAGAGTCCGACACTCTTGTAGTAAGCTTTATAGGCTATAAGACCGAGAAAGTTGGTGTTGGAGATCAAAGAAGTATTGAAGTTGTGCTTGAACCGGACTCAAAAGAATTGAATGATGTTGAGATCGTGGGAAAACAGAGTGCTTCTTTTCAGGATTATAAGGGAATTGAAAACACAACTGTAATGACAAAGAAGGAATTGCAGAAGGCCGCATGCTGCACTCTTGCAGAAAGCTTTGAGACTAATCCTTCTATCGACGTATCCTTCACGGATGCAATTACTGGTATGCGTCAGATAGAAATGCTTGGACTCGCAGGAACATATACTCAAACCACAATGGAGAATCTTCCTTACATAAGGGGTCTTATGAATAACGTGGGATTGAATTTTGTTCCCGGAACGTGGATCAACGCTATAAATGTATCTAAGGGAATTGGATCGGTTGCTAACGGCTTCGAATCAATTACCGGCCAGATTGATATAGATATGCAAAAACCGTTTAATGAACTGGAATCCAACCCCGGTTTTTTAAATCTCTACGGCGATAACGAGCAGAGGTTTGAGGGAAATTTCAATTACCGTTTTCAGGTAAACGAAAACCTCTCGTCCATGACCCTTCTTCATGCAAGTTCGAGACAGCACAGAAAAGACATCAATTCTGATCTCTTTATGGATATGCCAACATTCAACACCTTTAATATCATGCAGCGTTGGCAATATCTCTCTTATCAGGGGTGGGAGAGTCAGCTCGGATTTCAGATCGTCCGGGATGATAAAGAAGGCGGTACAACAAACCGCGATTTTAATACGGCTCCCTCTTACCGGTTCGGCTCTTCAAACAAACTGTTCAATATCTATGGAAAGACCGGCTATGTTTTTCCTGATGACGACCATAAGAGTTTCGGAATTCAATGGTCTTATAACAGTTACGATAATTCCTCACGGTTCGGCAGAAGAGAATATTCGGGAAAAGAAAAAAATCTCTACCTGAATTTTATATACCAGTCCGAATTGTGGGATCATTTCAACACGTTCAGAACCGGCGTCAGCTTCGTCTACGATCAATTTAACGAATCATTCAATTCGGTTAATTACAACCGGATTGAAAGAATACCGGGTGCATTCTTCGAATATACTTACAAGCCTAACGAGGAGCTTTCTGTAGTCGCAGGTTTACGTGCAGATAATCATAATGAATACGGTTACTTCTTAACGCCACGAATTCATATCCGTTACAGTCCCGATCCCGATTGGGTGATACGTGCTGTGGCCGGACGAGGATACAGAAGCTCAAACATATTTACCGAATACGCTTCAAGCTTCGCAAGCGCGCGGACAGAAAATATTATCAGGTCCAATAATTTCGGTTATGGTCTGGCTCAAGAATCAGCCTGGAATTATGGTCTGAATGTAACTTACTATTTCCTTTACGGATATCGTGACGCAAGCATATCATTCGATTTTTACCGGACTTCATTTGATAAAGTTAATATAGCTGATATCGATACAGACCCGCGAAGAATAATCTTCAGTTCGGTTGAGAACGGCGCTCATTCTACAAGTTTTCAAACCGAGCTGAATATAGAACCGTATGAATTTTTAAATGTCAGACTCGCGTACAGGTTTATAGACGCACAGCAATTAATCAACAGCACCTGGAAGGAGAAACCATTTTCGGCAAAGCATCGTGCCTTGCTTAACCTCGGTTATGCAACAACAAGGGAATCGATGGAAGACGCGCAGATGCTGTACGATCTTACTATTCAGTGGTTCGGAAGTAAAAGAATTCCTTCAACCGATGCAAATCCCGTCAACCTCAGGGGAAGATCTTCATCGCCTTCATTTTTTATAGTGAATGCTCAGATAACCAGATCGTTCGGTTCGCTATTCGATTTTTACATCGGTGGCGAAAACCTTCTCGATTTCCGTCAGAACGCTCCAATAATCGATCCCGGAAATCCCGACGGTCAGTATTTCGACGCTTCATTAATTTGGGGGCCGATTAGCGGTAGAATGATTTATGCGGGATTAAGGTATAAAATCTAA
- a CDS encoding prohibitin family protein, which produces MLFIIALIIAVASFFVYKSMRKYGRYQEARISIAGIVLGIAVAILQIFTVVPAGTVGVVDFLGMVSDNTLKAGVNFVNPMARVINFSIKTQELKEVMNVPSQEGQNVQLEISLLYALDPDNASKIYKTVGENYSDIILIPQFRSVVRGTTAKYEAKALYTSSREVLAYEIKAELEKLVGPRGILIEAAPLRQIALPAGLTASIEEKLKAEQESQRMQFVLEREKQEADRKRIEAKGIADFQDIVARGISQQLLQWKGIEATEKLANSPNSKVVIIGSGKDGLPIILGNQ; this is translated from the coding sequence ATGTTATTTATAATTGCATTAATTATCGCAGTAGCTTCTTTTTTTGTCTACAAAAGCATGAGAAAATACGGCCGGTATCAGGAGGCCAGAATCTCAATAGCGGGAATTGTATTAGGAATTGCAGTTGCAATTCTACAAATCTTCACCGTTGTCCCTGCGGGAACAGTGGGAGTGGTTGATTTTCTGGGAATGGTAAGTGATAACACACTGAAGGCAGGAGTGAATTTTGTTAATCCGATGGCCCGTGTTATCAATTTCAGCATTAAGACGCAGGAATTAAAGGAAGTAATGAATGTACCCTCCCAGGAAGGTCAGAATGTTCAGCTTGAAATAAGTCTTCTTTATGCGCTGGACCCTGATAATGCTTCCAAGATTTACAAAACTGTCGGCGAAAATTATTCTGATATTATTCTAATACCCCAGTTCCGGTCGGTAGTACGCGGCACAACAGCAAAGTATGAAGCCAAAGCCCTTTATACTTCTTCAAGAGAAGTGCTCGCCTACGAAATAAAAGCCGAGCTTGAAAAACTTGTCGGGCCCAGGGGAATACTGATAGAGGCGGCACCTCTTCGTCAGATTGCTCTGCCGGCCGGTTTAACAGCATCTATAGAAGAAAAGCTGAAAGCTGAACAGGAGAGCCAGAGAATGCAATTCGTTCTTGAGCGTGAGAAACAGGAAGCCGACCGCAAAAGAATCGAAGCTAAAGGTATTGCCGACTTCCAGGATATTGTTGCAAGAGGAATCAGCCAGCAGCTGTTACAGTGGAAAGGAATTGAAGCAACAGAAAAACTCGCTAACTCTCCAAATTCTAAAGTGGTTATCATCGGTTCGGGTAAAGATGGTTTACCAATAATTCTTGGCAATCAATAG